From a region of the Fischerella sp. JS2 genome:
- a CDS encoding phosphoadenosine phosphosulfate reductase family protein: MAESKVRHILGLSGGKDSTALAVLLHKEIPEMEYFFCDTHKELPETYEYLDRIKARLGIKIHYLSDKRGFDHWLAIHDGLLPSPQMRWCTVKMKIKPLEDFVGDDEAVSYIGIRADENRDGYISTKPNIKPVFPFKERGLVKADIIRLLEDSGIGLPDYYRWRSRSGCFFCFFQRKYEWVMLAQEHPDLFQKAVEYESNHADGRTYTWTDGESLLQLLERKDEIIAPHEKLMVKEKKTAFNLHLVEALEESLNQEKEDLPCLVCHL, encoded by the coding sequence ATGGCAGAGAGCAAAGTTAGACACATATTAGGACTTTCTGGGGGAAAGGATAGCACAGCTTTAGCGGTATTACTACATAAGGAAATTCCAGAGATGGAATATTTTTTTTGTGATACCCATAAAGAATTACCGGAAACTTACGAATATCTTGACCGCATTAAAGCCCGTTTGGGGATTAAAATTCATTATCTCAGTGACAAACGAGGCTTTGACCATTGGTTAGCGATTCATGATGGTTTATTACCTTCACCCCAAATGCGTTGGTGTACGGTGAAGATGAAAATTAAGCCTTTAGAGGATTTTGTGGGGGATGATGAGGCTGTTAGTTACATTGGCATTCGTGCTGATGAAAATCGTGATGGTTATATTTCCACTAAACCTAATATTAAACCTGTGTTTCCGTTTAAGGAAAGGGGTTTAGTTAAGGCTGATATTATTCGGCTATTAGAAGATAGTGGAATTGGACTCCCTGACTATTATCGCTGGCGCAGTCGTTCTGGGTGTTTTTTCTGTTTCTTCCAACGCAAGTATGAATGGGTAATGTTAGCGCAGGAACATCCTGATTTATTTCAAAAGGCTGTTGAGTATGAATCAAATCATGCTGATGGTAGAACCTATACTTGGACTGATGGGGAAAGTTTATTGCAGCTTCTAGAACGCAAGGATGAAATTATTGCTCCACATGAGAAGTTAATGGTTAAAGAGAAAAAGACGGCTTTTAATCTTCATTTGGTTGAAGCATTAGAAGAAAGTTTAAATCAAGAAAAAGAAGATTTACCTTGTTTAGTTTGTCATTTATGA
- a CDS encoding HNH endonuclease domain-containing protein — protein MSQDLPKSNKVNVTILSQIFNNITNSYKYLYFLSILDIIKRRNFDTLSPISFREIIVEMLANAWYPHNYFKLSFGKQDQIANKLDILELEITEPILKFRDTDKKLLRTAINNQNLDDIVISINRYVSYRLIRPFFSQETRGLKDYDVNSTIINLANNQFDTKKSLYCFNAEDQKNCNAIILHPDWIHYLEENYTIVRGWASWEWLNYMQQRNPSTPNVVNKLFMPQERDSLSNQTKYWKIILEHRDIECIYSKIKLNKNEISLDHYLPWSFVAHDQLWNLIPTTKSVNSSKSNNLPSEKYFDDFVTLQHLGLTIYKQNVSQTKWLNDTESFVAELKVEQPDDLLNLEILMNVYTKTIQPLISLATLQGFSPEWIYT, from the coding sequence ATGAGTCAGGATTTACCAAAGTCAAATAAAGTTAATGTTACAATATTATCTCAAATATTTAATAATATAACTAACTCTTATAAATATCTTTACTTTTTATCAATACTAGATATTATAAAAAGAAGAAATTTTGATACTTTATCTCCTATCAGCTTTCGAGAAATCATTGTTGAGATGTTAGCTAATGCTTGGTATCCTCACAATTATTTTAAGCTGTCTTTTGGAAAACAAGACCAAATTGCCAATAAATTAGATATTCTTGAACTAGAAATTACAGAACCAATTTTAAAGTTTAGAGATACAGACAAAAAGCTTTTGCGTACAGCTATTAATAACCAAAATCTCGATGATATAGTTATTTCCATTAATCGCTATGTTTCTTATCGCTTAATTCGTCCTTTCTTTTCTCAAGAAACGAGAGGCTTAAAAGATTACGATGTTAATTCTACTATTATTAATTTAGCTAACAATCAATTTGATACTAAAAAGTCTTTATATTGCTTTAATGCTGAAGACCAGAAAAATTGTAACGCTATTATTTTACATCCCGATTGGATTCATTATTTAGAGGAAAATTACACAATAGTTAGGGGGTGGGCTTCTTGGGAATGGTTGAATTATATGCAGCAGAGAAATCCCAGTACCCCTAATGTAGTTAATAAATTATTTATGCCACAAGAGAGAGATTCTCTAAGTAATCAAACTAAATATTGGAAGATTATTTTAGAACATCGAGATATTGAATGTATTTATTCTAAAATCAAATTAAATAAGAATGAAATTTCCTTAGATCATTATTTGCCTTGGTCTTTTGTGGCTCACGATCAATTATGGAATTTAATTCCGACTACAAAATCTGTTAATTCTTCTAAGTCTAATAATTTACCATCAGAAAAATATTTTGATGATTTTGTAACATTACAGCATTTAGGCTTAACTATTTATAAGCAAAATGTTTCTCAAACAAAATGGTTGAATGATACTGAATCTTTTGTGGCAGAGTTGAAAGTTGAGCAACCAGATGACTTATTAAATTTAGAAATTCTTATGAATGTTTATACAAAAACTATACAACCTTTGATTTCTTTAGCAACTCTCCAAGGTTTTAGCCCTGAATGGATTTACACCTAA
- a CDS encoding cysteine desulfurase family protein: protein MTTQQKIIYLDYHSTTPVDPRVAEKVMYYMTTAFGNASSVDHSYGDKATQAVKQARQQIAQLINASPKEIIFTSGATESINLAIQGHITQQNTPSKIIVSPVEHKAILDTCQALAKKGLVEIIWLKVNKQAQIDLEYLEKVCSSGASLLCVMAASNEVGTIYPMQKIGAIASHYYIPFLCDASQAVGKIPINFQDWGITYLAISGHKLYAPKGVGALVVRQGYHLQPMIYGGGHQQGLRSGTLNVPGIVGLGEACQLRQLEMSADESAIAILRDQLQNLLQAQIPDLVVNGDLNHRLSGNLHISIPDIPNSAIIARVRHQLAISGGAACSSGVVAPSHVLQAMNLSENIIEGALRIGIGKFTNTEEIEKASSVIISAVNKIHQLF, encoded by the coding sequence ATGACTACACAACAAAAGATAATTTACCTCGATTACCACTCAACTACTCCCGTTGATCCGAGAGTAGCAGAAAAAGTCATGTACTACATGACTACTGCTTTTGGTAATGCCAGTAGTGTAGATCATAGTTACGGAGACAAAGCAACACAAGCAGTTAAACAAGCCCGTCAACAAATAGCCCAATTAATCAATGCTTCCCCAAAAGAAATTATCTTTACATCTGGTGCAACAGAAAGTATTAACTTAGCAATTCAAGGACATATTACTCAACAAAATACTCCCTCCAAAATCATTGTTTCCCCAGTTGAACACAAAGCCATCCTAGATACCTGTCAAGCATTAGCTAAAAAAGGACTTGTAGAAATTATTTGGTTAAAAGTCAATAAACAAGCGCAGATTGATTTAGAATATTTAGAAAAAGTCTGCTCTAGTGGTGCTTCCTTACTTTGTGTCATGGCTGCTAGCAACGAAGTAGGGACAATTTACCCAATGCAAAAAATTGGCGCGATCGCTTCACACTACTATATCCCTTTCTTATGTGATGCTTCCCAAGCAGTCGGTAAAATTCCCATCAACTTTCAAGACTGGGGTATTACCTATCTGGCTATTTCAGGACATAAACTTTATGCACCCAAAGGAGTTGGTGCATTAGTAGTAAGACAAGGTTATCATCTTCAACCGATGATTTATGGTGGTGGACATCAACAGGGACTCAGATCCGGTACACTCAATGTCCCTGGAATTGTTGGCTTGGGGGAAGCTTGTCAATTGAGACAATTGGAAATGTCAGCAGATGAAAGTGCGATCGCAATTTTGCGAGATCAACTGCAAAACTTGCTGCAAGCTCAAATTCCTGATTTAGTAGTGAATGGAGACTTAAATCACCGTTTATCAGGTAACTTACATATTTCTATCCCTGATATTCCCAATAGTGCCATAATTGCAAGAGTTCGTCATCAATTAGCTATTTCTGGTGGTGCTGCTTGTTCATCAGGTGTTGTTGCACCATCTCACGTTTTACAAGCGATGAATCTTTCGGAAAATATCATTGAAGGAGCTTTAAGAATTGGGATTGGCAAATTTACAAACACAGAAGAAATAGAAAAAGCATCCTCTGTGATCATCAGTGCAGTAAATAAAATTCATCAACTTTTCTAA
- the topA gene encoding type I DNA topoisomerase, protein MPKRLLVVESPGKVKKLSQILGTEWIVRASCGHIRELSNEGEDSLGFSMDGDTVQCRYIPRDQQAKETIQSLKAAAKQAKEVVLATDPDREGETIAWHLKEALGLKEPKRVVYTEITESAVRAAIAHPRKLDSNLIGAGLCRDCLDKLVGYKGSPLVWALNNGAKSVGRVQSATLHLICQREREIVCFVPQDYWSVWVDYAEGFRAFYKGNVNAPKEEAKQETEVHDDTAVNTTEVTESTRVLSEAEATRLVEEAKRHPHQVIQYEGKIVNRQPPPAFITSTLQQAAGSRLRFAPEKTMLVAQKLYEAGLITYMRTDSVMLSPEFCKSARQWLEQNDPENVPQQTARHRSNKTAQEAHEAIRPTDVFRPSAQLRVELATDEFNLYVLIWKRAIASQCRPAVLRKTLVVTQSGELLWQARGQVVEFLGYARYWSNLSKDTILPNLQQGQMLTLENAGHEKKQTQPPPRYSEPKLVQLMERKGIGRPSTYSPTIATLKKRGYVQLTKENLQPTSLGLEVDDFLQKALPDLLETEFTAKMEDALDAIASGKQSWQHYLTNWNQNYFAPALAKAKTVPVNSSENSTKASGITARKFETSRTRCPECKNNLAKIPSNKVKKKYFLKCVSGCENIVLFWNEYSKTWEAPRSKTAEDAKPQKPPAKITQYPCPVCKKPLEEYTYTKDGQNKTMLRCSNSKSRNDQKHKDVAYFNTQKGWWSPKFGDLKC, encoded by the coding sequence ATGCCTAAACGCCTTCTAGTAGTTGAATCCCCCGGTAAAGTCAAAAAGCTCAGTCAAATCCTGGGAACGGAGTGGATTGTGCGTGCTAGTTGCGGTCATATCCGCGAACTTAGCAATGAAGGCGAGGATTCCTTGGGCTTTTCTATGGATGGTGACACTGTCCAGTGTCGATATATTCCCCGCGATCAACAGGCAAAAGAAACGATTCAATCGCTAAAAGCTGCCGCTAAACAAGCTAAAGAAGTAGTCTTAGCTACAGATCCCGATAGAGAAGGAGAAACCATCGCTTGGCATCTCAAGGAAGCTTTGGGATTAAAGGAACCAAAACGAGTTGTCTATACGGAGATTACAGAGTCTGCGGTGCGGGCTGCGATCGCTCATCCCAGAAAACTTGATTCTAACTTGATCGGAGCAGGATTGTGCCGAGATTGCTTAGATAAGCTGGTAGGTTATAAGGGGAGTCCTTTAGTTTGGGCGTTGAATAATGGAGCAAAAAGTGTTGGTAGAGTCCAGAGTGCTACTTTACACTTGATTTGCCAGCGTGAACGGGAAATAGTCTGTTTTGTTCCCCAAGATTATTGGAGTGTTTGGGTAGACTACGCTGAAGGTTTCCGTGCTTTCTATAAAGGAAATGTCAATGCTCCCAAGGAAGAAGCAAAGCAGGAAACTGAAGTTCATGATGATACGGCGGTAAATACTACAGAAGTCACCGAGTCTACCCGTGTGCTTTCGGAAGCCGAAGCCACACGCTTAGTTGAAGAAGCAAAACGCCATCCTCATCAAGTTATCCAATATGAGGGAAAAATCGTTAACCGCCAACCACCTCCAGCTTTTATTACTTCTACTCTTCAGCAGGCTGCTGGTTCTAGGTTGCGATTTGCCCCTGAGAAGACAATGCTTGTAGCCCAAAAGTTATATGAAGCTGGTTTAATTACTTACATGCGGACGGATTCAGTCATGCTGAGTCCAGAGTTCTGCAAGAGTGCGCGTCAATGGTTAGAGCAAAATGATCCGGAGAATGTACCACAGCAAACTGCTAGACATAGAAGTAATAAAACAGCACAGGAAGCCCACGAAGCAATTCGCCCCACCGATGTATTTCGTCCTTCTGCTCAATTACGAGTAGAACTTGCTACCGATGAATTTAACTTGTATGTCCTGATTTGGAAACGAGCGATCGCCTCTCAATGTCGTCCCGCCGTCCTCCGTAAAACCCTTGTCGTGACTCAGTCGGGTGAACTTTTATGGCAAGCTAGAGGACAGGTAGTAGAGTTTCTCGGTTATGCTCGTTACTGGTCAAACCTCAGCAAAGATACAATTCTGCCCAACTTGCAACAGGGACAGATGTTGACTTTGGAGAATGCAGGACACGAGAAGAAACAGACCCAACCACCACCACGTTACAGCGAACCAAAATTAGTCCAACTGATGGAGCGCAAAGGCATTGGTCGTCCCAGTACCTATTCTCCCACGATCGCAACCTTAAAGAAACGGGGTTACGTCCAACTCACCAAAGAAAATCTCCAGCCGACATCTTTGGGTTTGGAAGTTGATGATTTTTTACAAAAAGCATTACCAGATTTATTAGAAACAGAATTTACTGCCAAAATGGAAGATGCACTAGATGCGATCGCTTCTGGAAAACAATCTTGGCAGCATTATCTGACAAATTGGAACCAAAATTACTTTGCACCAGCGTTAGCGAAAGCCAAAACTGTACCTGTTAATTCTTCAGAAAATAGTACTAAAGCGTCTGGTATAACTGCGCGCAAATTTGAAACTTCCAGAACTCGTTGTCCTGAGTGCAAAAATAATCTGGCCAAAATTCCTAGTAATAAAGTCAAAAAGAAATACTTTCTTAAATGTGTCAGTGGGTGTGAGAATATTGTTTTGTTTTGGAACGAATACAGCAAAACTTGGGAAGCACCTCGTTCAAAAACTGCTGAAGATGCAAAACCTCAAAAACCTCCGGCTAAGATAACACAATATCCTTGTCCAGTGTGCAAAAAACCTTTGGAAGAATACACTTACACAAAAGACGGACAAAATAAGACTATGCTGCGGTGTTCAAATTCTAAATCCCGCAATGATCAAAAACATAAAGATGTCGCTTATTTCAATACTCAGAAAGGGTGGTGGAGTCCCAAATTTGGGGATTTGAAGTGTTAA
- a CDS encoding FAD-binding oxidoreductase, whose translation MKTYDWIVIGAGFTGAALAYELVRTGFSVLLLEQDATLRNATNYSYGGLAFWSGTTPLTRQLCDEGIARYRILAQELNTDIEFRELDLLLTIATDTDPEVAAASYAHFAIPPKLLSVDQAWEMEPLLNKEAIAGALTVKHGHINPEKTAQAYIQAFLRLGGEMEITQVQQLISNHASPTIKTTTKTYHSTNVVVCAGGFSRQLLKVSGIPIRLYFTHAEMIQTPPVEVQLRTLVMPANLQRFQLEAESSRVDELWNQPGNQPATPILDAGAIQFQDGSIRLGQISRVLTDPNAEIDRKVSESWLRRSIGEILPALSNLPGTWHHCLVAFSSVRLPIIGAIPEFNGIYIFSGFSNPLVIVPPLAQRFANYLTGKEDEIICQLSPVRLQSPI comes from the coding sequence ATGAAAACCTACGATTGGATCGTGATTGGTGCGGGTTTTACAGGTGCTGCACTTGCCTATGAACTTGTAAGAACAGGCTTTTCAGTACTTTTGTTAGAACAAGATGCAACTTTACGCAATGCCACTAATTATAGTTATGGTGGCTTAGCTTTTTGGTCTGGTACAACTCCCCTCACGCGTCAGTTGTGCGATGAGGGAATAGCACGTTATCGCATTCTGGCGCAAGAGTTAAACACTGATATTGAATTTCGAGAGTTAGATTTATTATTGACAATCGCTACCGATACCGATCCAGAAGTAGCTGCGGCGTCTTATGCTCATTTTGCGATTCCTCCCAAGTTACTTAGTGTTGATCAAGCATGGGAGATGGAACCATTATTAAACAAAGAAGCGATCGCAGGCGCTTTAACTGTCAAACACGGTCATATTAACCCAGAAAAAACAGCACAAGCTTACATTCAAGCATTTTTGCGCCTTGGGGGTGAAATGGAAATTACCCAAGTACAGCAGTTGATCTCAAACCATGCTTCGCCAACTATCAAAACAACTACAAAAACTTATCACAGCACTAACGTTGTCGTCTGTGCTGGCGGATTTTCTCGACAATTGCTAAAAGTATCCGGTATTCCTATACGGTTGTATTTCACCCATGCGGAGATGATCCAAACTCCACCTGTAGAAGTGCAATTGCGTACCTTAGTAATGCCAGCTAATCTGCAACGCTTTCAATTAGAAGCAGAGTCTAGCAGAGTTGATGAACTATGGAATCAACCCGGAAATCAACCAGCAACGCCAATTTTAGATGCGGGTGCAATTCAGTTTCAAGATGGTAGTATACGCTTGGGTCAAATTAGCCGTGTTCTCACTGATCCAAATGCTGAGATAGATAGAAAAGTAAGTGAAAGCTGGCTAAGGCGAAGTATAGGAGAAATATTGCCAGCATTGTCTAATTTACCAGGAACTTGGCATCATTGTTTAGTGGCATTTAGTAGCGTTCGTCTTCCCATAATCGGTGCTATTCCCGAATTTAATGGAATCTACATATTCTCTGGATTTAGCAACCCCTTAGTAATTGTCCCACCTTTAGCTCAACGCTTTGCCAATTATTTAACAGGCAAAGAAGACGAAATTATTTGCCAATTATCTCCTGTTCGCTTGCAATCTCCGATTTAG
- a CDS encoding pentapeptide repeat-containing protein, whose translation MDADELIRRYAAGERDFTAVNLAGAKLIGADLVGINLYAADLSGANLAKAKLWGSNLGGANLAKANLTRANLSGAKLIEANLRGAKLQHTKLFGANLTGACYDDSTKFSYGFNPESRNMRKM comes from the coding sequence ATGGATGCCGATGAATTAATACGGCGTTACGCCGCCGGAGAAAGAGATTTTACTGCTGTCAATTTAGCTGGAGCTAAGTTGATAGGAGCAGACTTAGTTGGCATCAATTTGTACGCAGCAGACCTGAGTGGTGCTAACCTGGCAAAAGCTAAACTATGGGGTTCTAATTTAGGTGGAGCAAACCTAGCCAAAGCAAATTTAACCAGAGCTAACCTTAGTGGTGCAAAGTTGATAGAAGCAAATCTACGTGGAGCTAAACTACAACATACCAAACTATTTGGAGCAAATTTAACAGGGGCTTGTTACGACGATAGCACCAAATTTTCTTATGGCTTTAACCCTGAAAGTAGAAATATGCGAAAGATGTAA